The following proteins are co-located in the Shouchella hunanensis genome:
- a CDS encoding ATP-dependent helicase: MHTARYFNQTVNIHTLERSEWNKLYLASKQGKLTCIHCKAPLRMALSIHKKPSFIHPDPVNEACYTETSSTMTVQKARTQPREFSGFRLPTNSQIEKEPTNETDWKEPEPLVVRHRFQEPKRSDRPDDSYRRTLEDASLSFNDDQWRSIKKTDGPLLILAGAGSGKTRVITARAAYMITELDIPINRIALVTFTSKAAQEMKERMLLYPGITREIGEKILIRTFHSLFLQMLKHHQSEQWHHSRLIQSPHYLVKQIGMTLGLDENEFAYDSAVTQISYWKNHMIPPEQVQAKTAFEEKVKTIYQEYEQQKQFQHYYDFDDILLGCLELLKENSALLEKYQERFSYLSVDEFQDINLLQFEIVRLLSQKNNNLCVVGDDDQSIYAFRGSDPSFIQSFQSYYPSATVVTLEDNYRSTHEIIGTANTVIQKNQQRLSKTLRAQVTKMDNTPTIFYPYNEEEEASIIVEEIASTLATGQSIEQIAVLFRTSAGVRALTERLIDADIPFQLDQTAGTFYDKPIVQKALAFLRLSLYEDHDEAAPYALQALFLKQDKQQELIAIKQKRACTLLEAFPFLTGTQPFQKKKLQQLPELCRKLTTLTPIQALESIEQDIGFKDTLKKQAQEGNQLDKGSDSFRQLKALARQHDTVASFLHYIDCMTVKIKEHKYRPHSSGVQLLTIHRAKGLEFEHVYIIGCVDRSLPHDYALDALKEGDEAPLQEERRLLYVAMTRAKSRLYLSSPLYYFENRSFASRFLLPVLKNRSRS; encoded by the coding sequence ATGCATACAGCACGATATTTTAATCAAACCGTTAACATACACACACTTGAACGATCTGAGTGGAATAAACTGTACTTAGCTAGTAAGCAAGGTAAACTGACTTGCATTCACTGTAAAGCTCCTTTACGCATGGCACTATCCATTCACAAAAAACCGAGCTTTATTCACCCTGATCCAGTAAATGAGGCTTGTTATACAGAGACCAGTTCAACCATGACTGTTCAAAAAGCGCGGACACAACCAAGAGAGTTTTCCGGCTTTCGCTTACCAACGAATAGCCAAATTGAAAAGGAACCAACAAATGAAACGGATTGGAAAGAGCCAGAACCATTAGTTGTCCGACATCGTTTTCAGGAACCAAAACGCTCCGACCGCCCAGACGATTCTTACCGCCGCACTCTTGAAGATGCATCGCTGTCGTTTAATGATGATCAATGGCGCAGCATAAAAAAAACAGACGGTCCTTTGCTTATTCTTGCAGGAGCTGGTAGCGGAAAGACACGTGTCATAACAGCAAGAGCTGCGTATATGATCACAGAGCTTGACATTCCGATTAATCGCATCGCGCTCGTTACCTTTACATCGAAAGCAGCACAGGAAATGAAGGAACGCATGCTACTTTATCCTGGTATTACGAGGGAAATTGGCGAAAAAATACTCATTCGGACATTTCATAGCTTGTTTTTACAAATGCTTAAACACCATCAGAGCGAGCAATGGCACCACTCACGATTAATTCAATCCCCTCATTACCTTGTTAAACAAATAGGTATGACCCTTGGACTTGATGAAAATGAATTTGCATACGATTCAGCGGTTACGCAAATAAGTTATTGGAAGAATCATATGATACCCCCTGAACAGGTACAAGCCAAAACCGCTTTTGAGGAAAAAGTAAAAACGATTTACCAAGAATATGAACAACAAAAGCAGTTTCAGCACTATTATGATTTCGACGATATCTTATTAGGTTGTTTAGAGCTCTTAAAAGAGAACTCAGCTTTACTTGAAAAATACCAAGAACGATTTTCTTACTTATCTGTTGATGAATTTCAAGATATTAATTTACTTCAATTTGAAATTGTGCGTTTGCTCTCTCAAAAGAACAATAACCTTTGCGTAGTCGGTGATGATGATCAATCCATCTATGCCTTTCGTGGGAGTGATCCGTCCTTTATTCAGTCGTTTCAATCATATTATCCATCGGCAACGGTTGTGACGCTTGAAGATAATTACCGTTCAACCCATGAAATTATTGGGACAGCCAACACGGTTATACAAAAAAACCAGCAACGATTATCGAAAACCTTACGAGCTCAAGTAACAAAAATGGACAATACACCAACAATTTTTTATCCCTACAATGAGGAAGAGGAAGCATCAATTATTGTTGAGGAAATTGCTTCTACATTGGCAACCGGTCAATCTATCGAGCAAATTGCCGTTCTTTTTCGAACTAGCGCCGGGGTACGTGCGCTAACAGAGCGTCTCATTGATGCCGACATTCCCTTTCAATTAGATCAAACAGCTGGGACGTTTTATGATAAGCCAATCGTTCAGAAAGCACTTGCTTTTTTAAGGCTTTCTCTTTATGAGGATCATGATGAAGCCGCTCCTTATGCTTTACAAGCTTTATTCTTAAAGCAAGATAAACAACAAGAATTAATCGCTATCAAGCAAAAACGAGCTTGTACATTACTTGAAGCATTCCCATTTTTAACCGGAACACAACCGTTTCAGAAAAAAAAGTTGCAACAGCTACCAGAGTTATGTAGAAAATTAACGACACTCACTCCTATTCAAGCGCTTGAAAGTATTGAACAAGATATCGGTTTTAAAGATACACTAAAGAAACAAGCTCAAGAAGGAAATCAGCTGGACAAAGGAAGCGATTCGTTTAGACAATTAAAAGCATTAGCCAGGCAACATGATACTGTTGCTTCCTTTCTCCATTATATTGACTGTATGACGGTAAAAATAAAAGAACATAAGTACCGTCCCCATTCTTCAGGTGTACAGTTATTAACCATTCATCGTGCAAAAGGGCTAGAGTTTGAGCATGTCTATATTATTGGCTGTGTGGATCGGTCTCTTCCACATGATTATGCCTTAGACGCTTTAAAAGAAGGAGACGAAGCCCCTCTACAAGAAGAGCGACGCTTGTTGTATGTAGCGATGACACGAGCAAAATCACGCTTGTACCTTTCTTCTCCTCTTTATTATTTTGAGAATAGAAGCTTCGCGTCTCGCTTCTTGCTTCCTGTATTAAAAAACCGCTCACGGTCGTGA
- a CDS encoding glycosyltransferase, with product MKRLTSIIMLTYNQWSLTKLCLDSLFKHTDQSMIEVIVIDNGSTDETKRELEKEERITFIANDHNKGFAGACNQGADLAKGDELLFLNNDTIVTPQWLTRMQQTLDSDQHIDLVGPVSNYVSGEQLIQDPYHSLDDIDEYAKKRRDVYDKQKKYVMRLVGFCLLVRKAVFDQIGGFDERFAIGSFEDDDFCLRAVQSGSRLAIALDAHVHHHGHATFTGSPEINFNQTYAENYARYVNKWGTDLSYFMHGRPELVQVVPQDAKRILDIGCGAGATGLQLLNRQQCKLVGIEGNEKMAQIARSYYESVYTINIDETIPPLETESFDVLLFADVLEHLKDPWKTIQEYSKFLKKDGAIIASIPNIAHAEALIPLLMGRFDYRDAGILDRTHLRFFTPQTLYTLFPTDQFSIRQQFSTHIPVDAKISTFFHEVSLLGKKFDLELSGLSDLIKTYQSVVLFKKL from the coding sequence ATGAAGCGACTAACAAGCATTATTATGTTAACGTACAATCAGTGGTCTTTAACGAAGCTATGCTTAGATAGTTTGTTTAAGCATACTGATCAGTCAATGATTGAAGTAATCGTAATTGACAATGGATCCACTGACGAAACCAAAAGAGAATTGGAAAAAGAAGAACGTATTACGTTTATTGCCAACGACCATAATAAAGGATTTGCAGGCGCATGTAACCAGGGAGCCGATCTAGCAAAAGGAGATGAGCTGCTCTTTTTAAACAACGATACAATTGTTACCCCGCAGTGGCTCACTCGTATGCAACAAACACTAGACTCGGATCAGCATATTGATTTAGTTGGACCGGTTAGTAATTACGTTAGCGGAGAACAGCTTATTCAAGATCCATACCATTCTCTTGATGACATTGATGAGTACGCTAAGAAAAGACGCGATGTATACGACAAACAAAAGAAATACGTCATGCGTCTCGTCGGCTTTTGTTTACTCGTTCGTAAAGCTGTTTTTGATCAAATCGGTGGTTTTGATGAACGGTTTGCCATTGGCTCCTTTGAAGATGATGATTTTTGCTTACGAGCCGTTCAATCTGGTTCTCGATTAGCGATTGCCCTTGATGCCCATGTGCATCATCACGGTCATGCTACGTTCACCGGTAGCCCAGAAATTAATTTCAATCAAACTTACGCAGAAAATTACGCACGCTATGTAAATAAATGGGGCACCGATCTCTCTTATTTTATGCACGGAAGACCAGAACTTGTTCAAGTCGTGCCTCAAGATGCAAAACGTATTTTAGATATTGGATGCGGCGCAGGTGCAACTGGTCTACAGTTACTAAATCGGCAGCAATGTAAGCTGGTTGGCATAGAAGGAAATGAAAAGATGGCACAGATTGCTCGTAGCTATTATGAGTCCGTCTATACCATCAACATTGATGAAACGATCCCTCCACTGGAAACAGAATCCTTTGACGTTCTTTTATTCGCTGACGTTTTAGAACATTTAAAAGACCCTTGGAAAACGATTCAAGAATATAGCAAGTTTCTAAAAAAAGACGGAGCTATTATTGCGAGTATCCCAAATATTGCTCATGCTGAAGCACTAATTCCACTTTTAATGGGCCGTTTTGATTATCGTGATGCCGGTATACTAGACCGCACACATTTACGCTTTTTCACACCACAAACATTGTATACGCTGTTTCCAACTGACCAATTCTCTATTCGCCAACAATTTTCCACACACATTCCTGTCGATGCTAAAATAAGTACATTTTTTCATGAAGTTAGTTTATTAGGCAAAAAGTTCGATTTAGAGTTAAGTGGATTGTCAGACTTAATCAAAACCTACCAATCAGTCGTTTTGTTTAAGAAGTTGTAA
- a CDS encoding glycosyltransferase, with translation MIEISLCLIVKNEEAVLERCLSSVKEVVDEIIILDTGSTDRTKEIATSFTDKVYDFTWVNHFAKARNKAFSYATKPYVMWLDADDILKEEDRQKLKLLKSTLEEKVDAVSMDYHLAFDGNGGVTSSIRRFRIVKKERGFVWHGAVHEYLEVYGELHHSDIAVTHLSADDGHDLTRNLDIYEGMKASGEAFTPRDLLYYANELTDHRRFEDAVEYYLKFIKTDKGWSEDLIRSCNKLADCYINLGLPKVAKDWTFRALEYGKPKPETCCRIGHSFMEKQAFSEAVFWYEMAIRNKEENAYFQNVACETWIPNLQLAVCYDKLGFTEKANEHNEQAATFLPDDSRIEYNRSYFKEQLQLLKQND, from the coding sequence ATGATTGAAATCAGTTTATGCTTAATTGTGAAAAACGAAGAAGCCGTGTTAGAGCGCTGCTTGTCCAGCGTGAAAGAGGTAGTAGATGAGATTATTATTCTAGATACAGGTTCTACTGATCGGACAAAAGAGATTGCTACTTCGTTTACAGATAAAGTGTATGACTTTACTTGGGTAAATCACTTCGCTAAAGCACGAAACAAAGCGTTCTCTTATGCAACGAAACCGTATGTCATGTGGCTAGATGCGGATGATATTTTAAAGGAAGAGGACCGTCAAAAGCTTAAATTACTAAAGTCTACCCTGGAAGAAAAGGTTGATGCTGTATCAATGGATTATCATTTAGCTTTTGATGGGAATGGAGGGGTGACATCGAGTATCAGACGATTTCGAATCGTAAAGAAAGAACGTGGCTTTGTCTGGCACGGAGCGGTTCACGAATATTTAGAAGTATACGGAGAATTGCATCATAGTGATATTGCTGTAACCCACTTATCGGCTGATGATGGCCACGATTTAACACGCAACCTTGATATTTATGAAGGGATGAAAGCGTCAGGGGAAGCGTTTACTCCAAGAGACTTGCTTTATTACGCGAATGAGTTAACAGATCATCGTCGGTTTGAAGATGCTGTTGAGTATTATTTGAAATTCATTAAAACGGATAAAGGTTGGTCAGAAGACCTCATTCGTTCTTGTAACAAATTAGCTGATTGCTATATAAACCTAGGCTTGCCGAAAGTAGCAAAAGATTGGACATTTCGAGCATTAGAATACGGAAAACCAAAACCAGAAACGTGCTGCCGTATTGGTCACTCCTTTATGGAGAAGCAAGCATTTTCAGAGGCGGTATTCTGGTATGAAATGGCGATACGTAATAAAGAAGAAAATGCTTACTTCCAAAATGTCGCATGCGAAACATGGATTCCAAATCTTCAACTAGCGGTATGTTACGACAAGCTTGGGTTTACAGAAAAAGCAAACGAGCACAATGAACAGGCAGCAACGTTTCTTCCAGATGATAGCCGAATTGAATACAACCGTTCTTATTTTAAAGAACAATTACAACTTCTTAAACAAAACGACTGA
- a CDS encoding glycosyltransferase family 2 protein, with protein MQYFQRKNQNRVKKEHPLQKQPVQRNHAYRLAVIVPAMNEEDTLGAVLDEINRLMPDELIVVVNGSKDQTAAVASGKGAKVIQFHYPLGNDVGRAIGAEAANADIYLFTDADIVIQAEQYIPFIVAIENGEDLSLNSIDWITHFDKADTISAGRYFLNHIQGRKDLRAENLLTIPHTMSHHLIQEIGVSALVNPMLANSMALQKTKNVTVPFTIDVLKMNKPRKNHVAKGSGQLSTAMQRMQGDMLEALHYVIHHGNRDLVEIQVVWDEQELEQCREAWCKDQPKKPVSFVVYIDDHYDTSLVTTIAQLQHNETVEVIPVVSGECSVLCWQLEQMKQPYLRLQQIEKMGPAFKVGQRFSRGDYCLFHHGCIPLTVYHIAQFVEQAMIHPDALIYNNQEQLFTSLEDMSVFFSGQQLVTMLNLTASAHLSSLLLPPFLLPQMKAQQVGIPERLQIDLLLEDVSMFAGPEVNVQPFLHMFEDELIRELLLGFRYLFTKKTVRGGFSDEGRRRELLQNVAIEESRLKVDSRKLSLSYVYTGTSQHADT; from the coding sequence ATGCAATATTTCCAGCGCAAAAATCAAAACCGTGTTAAGAAAGAGCACCCCCTGCAAAAACAGCCAGTCCAGCGGAATCATGCCTATCGATTAGCTGTTATTGTGCCGGCTATGAATGAAGAAGATACGTTGGGCGCAGTGCTTGATGAAATCAATCGGCTCATGCCTGATGAATTGATTGTTGTTGTAAATGGCTCGAAGGACCAGACAGCCGCTGTTGCCAGTGGAAAAGGTGCTAAAGTCATTCAATTTCATTACCCGCTAGGAAATGATGTAGGTCGTGCTATCGGTGCAGAAGCAGCAAATGCAGATATTTATTTGTTTACAGACGCCGATATTGTTATACAGGCAGAGCAATACATCCCTTTTATAGTAGCCATTGAAAACGGAGAAGATTTAAGTTTAAACTCTATTGATTGGATTACCCATTTTGATAAAGCAGATACGATTTCAGCTGGACGCTATTTTTTAAATCACATCCAGGGTCGAAAAGACCTTCGAGCAGAAAATCTCTTAACCATTCCACATACAATGAGCCATCACTTAATTCAAGAAATCGGCGTTTCTGCATTGGTAAATCCGATGCTTGCCAACAGTATGGCTTTACAGAAAACAAAGAACGTAACAGTCCCTTTTACAATTGATGTCTTAAAAATGAATAAACCTCGAAAGAATCATGTAGCAAAAGGAAGCGGTCAGCTTTCTACTGCGATGCAGCGTATGCAAGGTGATATGTTAGAAGCCCTTCATTACGTAATTCATCACGGTAATCGTGATCTCGTAGAAATACAAGTAGTGTGGGATGAGCAAGAGCTTGAACAATGCAGAGAGGCGTGGTGCAAAGATCAGCCAAAAAAACCTGTGTCTTTTGTCGTCTATATTGATGATCATTACGACACTTCACTTGTAACAACGATTGCTCAATTACAGCACAATGAAACGGTAGAAGTGATTCCAGTTGTTTCAGGAGAATGCTCTGTACTATGCTGGCAATTAGAGCAAATGAAACAACCTTACCTCCGTCTTCAACAAATTGAAAAAATGGGGCCTGCTTTTAAAGTTGGTCAGCGGTTTTCGCGAGGAGATTATTGTCTCTTTCATCACGGCTGTATACCATTAACCGTTTACCATATCGCTCAGTTTGTTGAACAAGCGATGATTCACCCAGATGCACTTATTTACAATAACCAGGAGCAGTTGTTTACTTCACTCGAAGACATGTCAGTGTTTTTTTCTGGCCAGCAGTTAGTAACCATGTTAAATCTTACAGCAAGTGCGCATCTATCAAGCCTGCTTCTACCGCCGTTTCTTTTGCCGCAAATGAAGGCACAACAAGTTGGCATACCTGAAAGATTGCAGATTGACCTTTTACTTGAAGACGTATCAATGTTTGCTGGGCCAGAGGTAAATGTGCAGCCATTTCTTCATATGTTTGAGGATGAACTTATACGTGAGTTGCTTCTCGGCTTTCGTTATCTATTTACAAAAAAAACCGTTCGAGGTGGCTTTAGTGATGAGGGAAGGAGACGAGAGCTACTCCAAAATGTGGCAATCGAAGAATCTAGACTTAAGGTAGACAGTAGAAAGCTATCTTTATCCTATGTGTATACAGGCACATCCCAGCATGCTGACACATAA
- a CDS encoding NAD-dependent epimerase/dehydratase family protein produces MNILVTGGLGFIGSHLTEKLLQEGHTVCVMDQVEDTRLVEEFVRSKRFFFIKSRVEDADVTERWINWADVVFHLAASLSVRRCVEEPDEIIAGNLIPAQVVLKKAVNSKTKVVFASTSEVYGKSENLPYKEDGDRLVGATSTHRWCYATVKALEEHMFLAAAKKGLPVTILRYFNAYGPRAKSGLYGGVIPIFISAALRNEPLSVHGDGKQTRCFTYVKDTVEATSRTVGHHCNGEVINIGSSTEISILQLAQSIIQLTNSQSDIQFIPYKQVYKSGFEDMRKRVPCTEKMEKILHYPASVSLTDGLKDTIRYYRLFL; encoded by the coding sequence ATGAACATATTGGTGACAGGGGGACTGGGGTTTATTGGTTCTCACTTAACAGAAAAGCTACTTCAGGAAGGGCACACGGTATGCGTCATGGATCAAGTGGAAGATACACGTCTAGTGGAAGAATTCGTTCGCTCAAAACGGTTCTTTTTTATTAAAAGTCGGGTAGAAGATGCTGATGTAACCGAGCGCTGGATTAACTGGGCTGATGTCGTGTTTCATTTAGCTGCTTCACTTAGTGTTCGCCGTTGTGTAGAGGAACCAGATGAAATTATTGCAGGAAACTTAATCCCTGCGCAAGTCGTGTTGAAGAAAGCAGTCAACTCCAAGACGAAAGTCGTTTTTGCATCCACTTCTGAAGTGTACGGAAAAAGTGAGAACTTGCCCTATAAAGAAGATGGTGATCGGTTAGTGGGAGCAACGAGTACCCATCGCTGGTGCTATGCGACAGTTAAAGCGTTAGAAGAGCACATGTTTTTGGCCGCTGCAAAGAAAGGATTGCCGGTGACAATTTTACGCTATTTTAATGCGTATGGACCGAGGGCAAAGTCGGGTTTGTATGGAGGGGTCATTCCAATTTTCATTTCAGCTGCTTTACGAAATGAGCCCCTTTCTGTTCATGGCGATGGTAAGCAAACAAGGTGCTTCACGTATGTGAAAGATACAGTGGAAGCGACGAGTCGAACAGTTGGCCATCATTGCAATGGTGAAGTGATTAATATTGGGTCTTCCACGGAAATATCCATTTTACAACTTGCACAGTCGATTATTCAGCTCACAAATAGCCAATCGGATATCCAGTTTATACCATATAAACAGGTTTATAAGAGTGGCTTTGAAGATATGAGGAAGCGCGTACCTTGTACGGAAAAGATGGAAAAGATACTTCACTATCCGGCATCTGTTTCCTTAACAGATGGGCTAAAAGACACTATTCGGTATTATCGCTTATTTCTTTGA
- a CDS encoding nucleotide sugar dehydrogenase: MKKQNIAIVGLGYVGLPLAIECSRRGHRVIGIDQDQGKVHDLHRQRSYINEVDDKAIEALMNESFTVTDQCEEAKQATVIILCVPTPLASTGTPNLCYVQTALKQLAPHLQQGQLLILESSTFPGTTEEIVVPLIEREGFLIGKTFFVGYSPERIDPGNKQFHLTDVPKVISGMTSECLQRVKDVYETIFKELVPVSSTRVAEAVKMFENTQRFINLSFVNEMARACYELEINVEEVLLTAETKPYGSSAYRPGPGVGGHCIPVDPLYFKWKVNQVGATTRFIDLAKAVNDEQPDYIVKRIRSLIHSVEEAAILLIGLSYKKNTRDTRESKSIGVAERLIQAGFTIAYHDPFVPVYTLCDQAYQSITIAEDTLAVFDLVVLLTDHDDLDYNKVVQHSKCIFDTKQCLSVEGPHIHKL; this comes from the coding sequence ATGAAGAAACAGAATATAGCCATTGTTGGCTTAGGATACGTTGGGCTGCCTTTAGCCATTGAATGTAGTCGTAGAGGGCACCGTGTCATTGGCATTGATCAAGATCAAGGGAAGGTACATGACTTACATCGACAACGCTCGTATATAAACGAAGTGGACGATAAAGCGATTGAGGCGTTAATGAACGAATCGTTCACAGTAACAGACCAGTGTGAAGAAGCAAAACAAGCGACGGTTATTATTTTGTGTGTCCCTACACCATTAGCTAGTACCGGGACTCCCAATTTATGCTACGTGCAAACCGCTTTAAAACAATTAGCGCCACACTTGCAACAAGGTCAGCTTCTTATATTGGAAAGTTCTACGTTTCCAGGAACAACAGAAGAAATCGTTGTGCCTCTTATTGAAAGAGAAGGATTTCTTATCGGAAAAACGTTTTTTGTTGGCTATTCACCAGAACGAATCGACCCAGGGAATAAACAATTCCATTTAACCGATGTTCCAAAAGTAATAAGTGGCATGACTTCGGAATGTTTACAGAGAGTGAAAGATGTTTATGAAACCATATTTAAAGAGCTCGTGCCTGTCAGTTCAACAAGAGTGGCAGAAGCGGTGAAGATGTTTGAAAACACCCAGCGTTTTATTAATCTATCGTTTGTGAATGAAATGGCGCGTGCCTGTTACGAATTAGAGATTAACGTTGAAGAAGTCTTACTCACTGCTGAAACGAAGCCATATGGATCTTCAGCATATCGTCCTGGACCAGGTGTAGGGGGGCACTGTATACCAGTTGATCCTCTTTATTTTAAATGGAAGGTTAATCAAGTTGGAGCGACAACACGGTTTATTGATCTAGCTAAAGCGGTTAATGATGAGCAGCCGGATTATATTGTCAAGCGAATACGGTCCCTCATTCATTCGGTGGAAGAGGCTGCCATTTTATTAATTGGGCTTTCTTACAAAAAGAATACTAGGGATACGAGAGAGTCTAAATCGATAGGAGTGGCGGAGCGACTCATTCAAGCAGGCTTTACTATTGCTTACCACGATCCTTTTGTACCGGTTTACACCTTGTGCGATCAAGCGTATCAATCTATTACGATCGCAGAAGATACGTTGGCTGTCTTTGATCTTGTTGTTTTACTGACCGATCATGATGATCTTGATTATAACAAGGTTGTACAGCACAGTAAATGCATTTTTGATACAAAACAATGTTTGAGCGTCGAAGGTCCGCATATTCACAAGTTATAG
- a CDS encoding CgeB family protein, with protein MNLLFLTSPFGGVYPFFENALKKGLTVFATVYSQSYTACNGQTLVRFCRQNQVDWIVTFNGYFFSAKDKDLFHANQLPPLAVWLTEEPYYTSSSLDVLTFATVAWSVESASAAFYNNHSTPISVTYVPLGYDDQSFYPAKNNGVPHYDLTFVGYPYESRMTWLKQIDQHFSLKVAVVGPWQKDDLPSKADHIATWLSPEKVGRLYRQSRVVLNSYRTGNKDIEARSINNRTFEIAATATCQLSEYRSGIRDFFSPTDIATFTNSENLRTQLQKLLENDDIRTQYALSSYQKVAEHTFYHRAQQLYKELHSYYS; from the coding sequence ATGAATCTTTTATTCCTTACATCTCCTTTTGGTGGGGTCTATCCTTTTTTTGAAAACGCATTAAAAAAAGGATTAACGGTATTTGCTACTGTCTACTCCCAATCTTATACTGCCTGTAACGGTCAAACACTGGTCCGATTTTGTCGACAAAACCAGGTCGATTGGATCGTAACATTTAATGGTTATTTTTTTTCAGCTAAAGACAAAGACCTTTTTCATGCTAATCAGCTTCCTCCATTAGCAGTTTGGTTAACGGAAGAGCCTTATTACACTTCATCTTCGCTCGATGTGCTTACATTCGCTACAGTAGCATGGTCTGTCGAATCTGCGTCCGCTGCATTTTACAACAATCATTCTACACCCATTTCTGTCACTTATGTACCCCTTGGTTACGATGATCAATCGTTTTATCCTGCAAAGAACAACGGTGTTCCACACTATGATCTTACGTTTGTTGGCTACCCATATGAAAGTCGAATGACTTGGTTAAAGCAAATTGACCAGCACTTTTCGTTAAAGGTGGCCGTTGTTGGACCTTGGCAGAAGGATGACCTTCCATCTAAAGCCGACCACATCGCCACCTGGTTATCACCTGAAAAGGTAGGCAGGCTCTATCGCCAATCGCGCGTTGTCTTAAATAGTTATCGAACTGGAAACAAAGACATTGAAGCTAGAAGTATAAACAATCGTACGTTTGAAATTGCCGCTACAGCAACATGTCAACTTAGTGAATACCGAAGTGGAATTCGAGATTTTTTTTCACCAACGGACATTGCCACATTTACGAATTCAGAGAATTTGCGAACCCAACTTCAGAAATTATTAGAAAACGACGATATTCGTACTCAGTACGCCCTTTCAAGCTACCAAAAAGTTGCAGAGCATACGTTTTACCATCGGGCTCAGCAACTTTATAAAGAGCTTCACTCTTACTACTCGTAA
- a CDS encoding glycosyltransferase — protein sequence MYTLLMHHNGGGGVSQYIQTRLDDMTIECVATARQFRLVWSNAKKETYSSIYPLINRLKNLSIKKIELHHLWGFPFGDVEMLLQVLGCPYTVCLHDFFGVCPNVFFINNNRRYCGMEKDSTVCEGCITETATRSILVKAGGPSFTVDEWRNRYHSLYKKASAIVAPSVSTKEMYLTYFPDLQITVIPHSLPHLKQKQIRKHDQQNHKQLRLGFLGNLFLHKGEDVVAQLLDHLDQAPLPLALYSYGDLASSLKQRRRIIERGPYNGENLEALLIEDQIDLICIPSVVPETFSYTTHEAIKLGYPVLVFNLGAQAEAVKTIGRGWVVEEVSGAALYEQLKKRCLTKEELHSYE from the coding sequence ATGTACACCCTTCTTATGCACCATAACGGTGGCGGGGGCGTTAGTCAGTATATCCAAACACGATTAGATGATATGACAATTGAATGCGTTGCAACTGCGCGCCAGTTCCGACTTGTATGGAGCAATGCTAAAAAGGAAACCTACTCATCCATTTATCCGCTTATCAATCGATTAAAAAATCTCTCCATTAAAAAAATAGAGCTTCATCATTTATGGGGCTTTCCATTTGGTGACGTTGAGATGCTGTTGCAAGTGCTTGGTTGTCCGTATACGGTATGTCTTCATGATTTTTTTGGGGTTTGTCCAAATGTTTTTTTTATTAATAATAACCGTCGCTATTGTGGAATGGAAAAAGATAGTACAGTTTGCGAAGGTTGCATAACAGAAACAGCAACTAGATCTATATTGGTAAAAGCAGGAGGTCCTTCTTTTACGGTCGATGAATGGAGAAATCGCTACCACTCGCTTTATAAAAAAGCATCTGCCATTGTTGCCCCTAGTGTCTCGACAAAAGAGATGTACCTAACCTATTTCCCTGATTTACAAATTACTGTTATTCCCCACTCCTTGCCCCATTTGAAACAAAAACAAATTCGAAAGCATGACCAACAGAACCATAAGCAACTTCGTCTTGGCTTTCTGGGCAACCTCTTTTTACATAAGGGAGAGGATGTTGTGGCTCAACTGCTAGATCACCTTGATCAAGCCCCTCTTCCGTTAGCACTCTATTCCTATGGGGATCTCGCATCATCATTAAAGCAGAGAAGAAGAATCATTGAGCGTGGTCCTTATAATGGAGAAAATTTAGAAGCACTGTTAATCGAAGATCAAATTGATTTGATTTGTATCCCGTCCGTCGTTCCAGAAACCTTTTCTTACACCACACACGAAGCAATTAAGTTAGGTTATCCTGTTCTTGTTTTCAATTTAGGTGCACAAGCAGAAGCTGTTAAAACCATTGGGAGAGGATGGGTCGTGGAAGAGGTCTCAGGAGCAGCTCTTTATGAACAGCTCAAAAAAAGATGCTTAACAAAAGAAGAGCTTCACTCTTACGAGTAG